The sequence AGCTAAATTTGAACGTACAAAGCCACATGTTAACGTTGGTACAATTGGCCACGTTGACCATGGTAAAACAACATTAACTGCAGCTTTAACAACAATTATTTCTACAACTGGTGGAGCTCAAAAAATGGCATATGACCAAATCGATAAAGCTCCAGAAGAAAAAGCAAGGGGAATCACAATCTCTACAGCCCACGTTGAGTATGAGACAGAAAAACGTCACTACGCCCACGTAGACTGCCCAGGCCACGCTGA is a genomic window of Anaerobranca gottschalkii DSM 13577 containing:
- a CDS encoding GTP-binding protein is translated as MAKAKFERTKPHVNVGTIGHVDHGKTTLTAALTTIISTTGGAQKMAYDQIDKAPEEKARGITISTAHVEYETEKRHYAHVDCPGHADYVKNMITGAAQMDGAILVVSAADGPMPQTREHILLSRQV